From Rhizobium sp. NZLR1, a single genomic window includes:
- a CDS encoding thymidine kinase: MAKLYFNYSTMNAGKSTMLLQASYNYQERGMRTVQLIAAFDERTGRGVIGSRIGLEASAIPFEPHEDLFRLIGTLSGEGAPIACIFVDEAHFMTPVQVWQLARVVDRLGIPVMVYGLRTDFQGKLFPASQELLAIADEMREVRTICHCGRKATMVVRLDAEGKVLHEGAQIEVGGNEKYVSLCRRHWDEAMNGAWIAEPV, from the coding sequence ATGGCAAAACTCTATTTCAACTACTCGACTATGAATGCCGGCAAGTCGACGATGCTGCTGCAGGCCTCCTACAATTATCAGGAGCGCGGTATGCGCACGGTGCAGCTGATCGCTGCCTTCGACGAGCGCACCGGCCGGGGCGTCATCGGCTCGCGGATCGGGCTGGAGGCGAGCGCCATTCCCTTCGAACCGCACGAGGACCTGTTCCGGCTGATCGGGACGCTGAGCGGTGAAGGCGCGCCGATTGCCTGCATCTTCGTCGACGAGGCGCATTTCATGACGCCTGTCCAGGTCTGGCAGCTTGCCCGCGTCGTCGACAGGCTCGGCATTCCTGTGATGGTCTACGGGCTGAGAACCGATTTCCAGGGCAAGTTGTTTCCGGCCTCGCAGGAACTGTTGGCGATCGCCGACGAAATGCGCGAGGTGCGCACGATCTGCCATTGCGGGCGCAAGGCGACGATGGTGGTGCGGCTCGACGCGGAGGGGAAGGTGTTGCACGAAGGCGCGCAGATCGAAGTCGGCGGCAATGAGAAATATGTCTCGCTCTGTCGCAGGCATTGGGATGAAGCGATGAACGGGGCTTGGATCGCCGAGCCGGTCTGA
- the choW gene encoding choline ABC transporter permease subunit, producing MNWITEAKIPIGSWAKSFVDWLTSNGEWFFNQLAFLLSSAIDGLLFVLQKPHPLIVIAAITALAFWLRRSIAVTLFTCLGLLLIVNQGYWKETTETLALVLAATFVCMVIGIPFGIAAARRPWVYAAMRPVLDLMQTIPTFVYLIPALILFGLGMVPGLIATVIFAIPAPIRLTRLGIISTPPSLVEAAVAFGATPIQVLRKIELPFAMPQIMAGLTQTIMLSLSMVVIAALVGAPGLGVPVVRALNTVNIAKGFEAGFCIVILAIILDRIFRTAGEGGGA from the coding sequence TTGAATTGGATCACCGAGGCTAAGATTCCCATTGGCTCATGGGCCAAATCCTTCGTGGACTGGCTGACATCGAACGGCGAGTGGTTCTTCAACCAGCTCGCCTTCCTGCTGTCGAGCGCCATAGACGGCCTGCTCTTCGTGCTGCAGAAGCCCCACCCGCTGATCGTCATCGCTGCCATCACCGCCCTTGCCTTCTGGCTGCGCCGGTCGATCGCAGTCACGCTGTTCACCTGTCTTGGGCTCCTGCTCATCGTGAACCAGGGTTATTGGAAGGAGACGACGGAGACGCTCGCCCTCGTGCTCGCCGCCACCTTTGTCTGCATGGTGATCGGCATTCCCTTCGGCATTGCCGCCGCCCGCCGCCCTTGGGTCTATGCCGCCATGCGCCCGGTGCTCGATCTGATGCAGACCATTCCGACATTCGTCTACCTGATTCCGGCGCTGATCCTGTTCGGCCTCGGCATGGTTCCGGGCCTGATCGCGACCGTCATCTTCGCCATCCCCGCCCCCATCCGGCTGACACGCCTCGGCATCATCTCGACGCCGCCGTCCCTCGTCGAAGCCGCCGTTGCTTTTGGCGCAACGCCGATCCAGGTGCTGCGCAAGATCGAACTTCCCTTTGCCATGCCGCAGATCATGGCGGGCCTCACCCAGACCATCATGCTGTCACTGTCGATGGTGGTCATCGCCGCCCTCGTTGGGGCGCCCGGGCTTGGCGTGCCGGTCGTGCGCGCGCTGAACACCGTCAATATCGCCAAGGGCTTCGAAGCCGGTTTCTGTATCGTCATCTTGGCGATCATTCTCGACCGCATATTCCGCACGGCGGGTGAAGGAGGCGGCGCATGA
- a CDS encoding PAS domain-containing protein, translating to MSLRFEQPIIDKTEQSRAHFGITDAEILQMLAAYRLFGFWRINIETGHFFASEDVHEIFDLPYSNGPVNLTELMSRIHEEDRSLIAQTFEEASRHGVGFHFVYRVDSRLGGYKLVRSVGRFRDDESGGGIVGVTYECVERLRVVGFEDDARPR from the coding sequence GTGTCTCTTCGTTTCGAACAGCCCATCATCGACAAGACCGAGCAATCCCGCGCCCACTTCGGCATCACCGATGCGGAAATCCTTCAGATGCTTGCTGCCTATCGCCTTTTTGGCTTCTGGCGCATCAACATCGAGACCGGACATTTCTTTGCGAGCGAGGATGTACACGAGATCTTCGACCTCCCCTACAGCAACGGCCCCGTCAATCTGACCGAGCTGATGTCGCGCATCCATGAGGAGGACCGCAGCCTGATCGCCCAGACATTCGAAGAGGCGAGCCGTCATGGCGTCGGCTTCCATTTCGTATACCGCGTCGACAGCCGGCTTGGCGGTTACAAGCTGGTGCGCAGCGTCGGCCGCTTTCGTGACGATGAAAGCGGCGGCGGCATCGTCGGCGTCACCTATGAATGCGTCGAGCGGCTGCGCGTCGTCGGTTTCGAGGACGATGCGAGACCCCGCTGA
- a CDS encoding DUF2333 family protein — protein sequence MLDRIAGFFRLIGQTIGRWVRLFFAWAFWPILAAHGWYQRRSWMIRLPVIAFVALFVVLYGYFFWQTQAWSNFNTAFVDQYRLAERKVAAGQEMPVAEGSNATAAKTCQRSAIIDVTADLTDFNVNQNAWISSMLLYKMGFFGIDWDHTPFLDNKASFQRGINQAVRRTSAELVDTLGRVRGTSGINNDLQSARGNLQFDEYSWYFGLNPFGPKTPTPSYYRSAIGSLRKFNTDLSTCSVIFDGRADNLMQFIDRIANDLGGTSDMLAERSENHNRGWFDTRADDRFWFAYGQLYAYYAILAAAQADFSQVVQERNLGAVWGSTMRQFQAALRIQPAIISNGREDGWIMPSHLATMGFYILRVRSNLVEIRSVLDR from the coding sequence ATGCTTGACCGGATAGCCGGTTTTTTCAGGCTGATCGGCCAGACGATCGGTCGCTGGGTCCGCCTGTTTTTCGCCTGGGCCTTCTGGCCCATTCTTGCCGCGCATGGCTGGTATCAGCGCCGGAGTTGGATGATCCGGCTGCCGGTGATCGCGTTCGTGGCGCTCTTCGTCGTGCTCTACGGCTATTTCTTCTGGCAGACGCAGGCCTGGTCGAATTTCAACACCGCCTTCGTCGACCAATACCGGCTTGCCGAACGCAAGGTTGCCGCGGGACAGGAAATGCCGGTCGCCGAGGGAAGCAACGCCACGGCAGCCAAGACCTGCCAGCGTTCGGCGATCATCGACGTCACGGCCGACCTGACCGACTTCAACGTCAACCAGAACGCATGGATCTCCTCCATGCTGCTCTACAAAATGGGCTTTTTCGGAATCGACTGGGATCACACGCCTTTCCTCGACAACAAGGCGTCGTTCCAGCGGGGCATCAATCAGGCGGTTCGGCGGACATCGGCAGAGCTCGTCGATACGCTCGGGCGCGTGCGCGGCACGTCGGGCATCAACAACGACCTGCAGAGCGCCCGCGGCAATCTGCAATTCGACGAATACAGCTGGTATTTCGGGCTCAATCCCTTCGGGCCGAAGACGCCGACGCCCTCCTATTACCGTTCGGCGATCGGCAGCCTGCGCAAATTCAACACCGATCTTTCCACGTGCAGCGTCATTTTCGACGGCCGCGCCGACAACCTCATGCAGTTCATCGACCGCATTGCCAACGATCTCGGCGGCACGTCCGACATGCTCGCCGAGCGCTCGGAAAACCACAATCGCGGCTGGTTCGATACCCGCGCCGACGACCGGTTCTGGTTCGCCTACGGCCAGCTCTACGCCTATTACGCCATCCTTGCCGCCGCGCAGGCGGATTTCTCGCAAGTGGTGCAGGAGCGCAATCTCGGAGCGGTCTGGGGCAGCACGATGCGGCAGTTCCAAGCGGCGTTGCGCATTCAGCCGGCGATCATTTCGAACGGGCGCGAGGACGGCTGGATCATGCCGAGCCATCTCGCCACCATGGGCTTTTATATTCTCCGGGTGCGCTCGAACCTAGTCGAAATCCGTTCGGTGCTCGACCGGTAA
- the choV gene encoding choline ABC transporter ATP-binding protein produces MTAVSFKDVSIIFGDRPETALAMVDQGKTRDEIGAATGLVLGVANASLTIEEGEILVLMGLSGSGKSTLLRAVNGLAPVVRGDVSVSTSNGPVNPYRCNAKALRELRTHTVSMVFQQFALLPWRTVAENVGFGLELAGMPEAERKRRVGEQLELVNLTKWADRKVNELSGGMQQRVGLARAFATGAPILLMDEPFSALDPLIRTRLQDELLEFQRRLKKTILFVSHDLDEAFRIGNRIAIMEGGHIIQCGTPHDIVKNPADQYVADFVQHLNPISMLTAADVMQPGLGQTAAGMSVSATARAATPLVDILDALARQPGSIGIVENGTIVGTVSAQDIVAGLTRHRRKQDA; encoded by the coding sequence ATGACCGCGGTAAGCTTCAAGGATGTCAGCATCATCTTCGGCGACCGGCCGGAAACAGCGCTTGCCATGGTCGACCAGGGCAAAACACGTGACGAAATCGGCGCCGCCACCGGCTTGGTGCTCGGCGTCGCCAATGCCTCGCTGACCATCGAAGAAGGCGAAATCCTGGTGCTGATGGGCCTTTCCGGCTCTGGCAAGTCGACGCTGCTGCGCGCCGTCAACGGCCTCGCCCCCGTCGTGCGCGGTGACGTCTCGGTCTCGACCTCCAATGGTCCGGTCAACCCTTACAGATGCAACGCCAAGGCGCTGCGGGAGCTGCGCACCCACACCGTCTCCATGGTGTTCCAGCAATTCGCTCTTCTGCCCTGGCGCACCGTCGCCGAGAATGTCGGCTTCGGCCTCGAACTCGCCGGCATGCCGGAGGCCGAACGCAAGCGGCGCGTCGGTGAACAGCTCGAGCTCGTCAACCTGACGAAATGGGCCGACCGCAAGGTCAACGAACTCTCAGGCGGCATGCAGCAGCGCGTCGGTCTTGCCCGCGCCTTTGCCACCGGCGCCCCGATCTTGCTGATGGACGAGCCTTTCTCGGCGCTCGATCCCCTGATCCGCACCCGCCTGCAAGACGAGCTCCTGGAGTTCCAGCGGCGGCTGAAGAAGACCATCCTCTTCGTCAGCCACGATCTCGACGAGGCCTTCCGCATCGGCAACCGCATCGCCATCATGGAGGGCGGCCATATCATCCAATGCGGAACGCCGCACGACATCGTCAAGAACCCCGCCGACCAGTATGTCGCCGATTTCGTGCAGCATCTCAACCCGATCAGCATGCTGACGGCGGCCGACGTGATGCAACCCGGTCTCGGTCAGACGGCCGCCGGCATGAGCGTCAGCGCCACGGCCCGTGCCGCTACCCCGCTCGTCGATATCCTCGATGCCCTTGCCCGCCAGCCCGGCAGCATCGGCATCGTCGAGAACGGCACGATCGTCGGCACCGTCTCGGCCCAGGATATCGTTGCCGGCCTCACCCGCCATCGCCGCAAGCAGGACGCTTGA
- a CDS encoding HD-GYP domain-containing protein produces the protein MLKRIEARQVRTGMFVEAIEGVWQDPLLSKRRFLLRREMDALTLRKSGIPGVVINTSRGVDIDGLPTGNIEIDTKAAHETIQKSVQVLENVFGRLQHGDGISVDQVAPVISSVSKSIDQNPTVFLSVTRLKSRDEVTFLHSISVSALMILFSRHLGLDETTVQMLGTAGLLHDVGKLEIPLEVLNKEGRLDEDEIKMIRDHPEKGHAILSRQEGMPEIVLDVCLNHHERIDGKGYPRKLSETQVSFHARLAAICDVYDAVTSVRPYRAPWSASQALKWMLGNEGHFDRRLLKKFALCLSVAAVT, from the coding sequence ATGCTCAAGCGTATCGAAGCCAGACAGGTGCGCACCGGAATGTTTGTCGAGGCGATCGAGGGTGTGTGGCAAGATCCTCTTCTGTCCAAGAGAAGATTTCTCCTGCGCCGTGAAATGGATGCCCTGACTCTTCGCAAGAGTGGCATTCCAGGCGTAGTCATCAATACCAGCAGGGGCGTCGATATTGATGGCCTGCCAACTGGCAATATCGAGATCGACACCAAGGCCGCACACGAGACGATTCAGAAATCCGTGCAGGTGCTGGAGAACGTTTTCGGTCGGTTGCAGCATGGCGATGGGATCAGCGTCGATCAGGTGGCGCCGGTGATTTCCTCGGTCTCCAAGTCGATCGATCAGAACCCGACCGTCTTCCTAAGCGTTACGCGCCTGAAATCCAGGGACGAGGTGACGTTCCTGCATTCCATTTCTGTGAGTGCGCTGATGATCCTTTTCAGCCGCCATCTCGGACTTGACGAGACAACCGTGCAGATGCTCGGCACAGCAGGATTGCTGCACGACGTCGGCAAGCTCGAAATTCCGCTCGAGGTGCTCAACAAGGAAGGACGCCTGGACGAAGACGAGATCAAGATGATCCGCGACCATCCGGAAAAGGGACACGCAATCCTGTCGCGTCAGGAAGGCATGCCGGAGATCGTTCTCGACGTTTGTCTCAACCATCATGAGCGGATCGACGGCAAGGGTTATCCCCGCAAACTTTCCGAGACGCAGGTCAGCTTCCATGCGCGCCTTGCGGCGATTTGCGACGTCTATGACGCCGTCACCTCGGTGCGACCCTACAGGGCGCCATGGAGCGCCAGCCAGGCACTGAAATGGATGCTTGGTAACGAAGGGCATTTCGATCGCCGGCTTCTGAAGAAATTCGCCCTCTGCCTGTCGGTCGCCGCCGTGACCTGA
- a CDS encoding choline ABC transporter substrate-binding protein — protein MKTTSTFKFVTATAIATLSVATAAFAADPDSCSTVHFSDVGWTDITATTATASVVLKSIGYQTDIKVLSVPVTYTSLKNKDIDIFLGNWMPTQEKDVRPYLDDKSVESFGPNLVGAKYTLATNAKGAELGIKDFKDIAAHKDDLDGKIYGIEPGNDGNRLVMDLIEKNTFGMKDLEVVESSEQGMLAQVARAEKAGKPVVFLGWEPHPMNTNFKLTYLTGGDDVFGPDFGGAKVYTNVRAGYLGECPNVGAMLKNLTFSLDMENKIMGKILDDGKEPEAAATEWLKANPSALDPWLAGVKTRDGKGDALAAAKTGLGL, from the coding sequence ATGAAAACAACAAGCACGTTCAAATTCGTCACTGCCACTGCCATCGCCACACTCTCCGTTGCGACCGCTGCCTTCGCCGCGGATCCCGACAGCTGCTCCACCGTACATTTCTCGGACGTCGGCTGGACTGACATTACCGCCACCACCGCTACTGCCTCCGTCGTCCTGAAGAGCATCGGCTATCAGACCGACATCAAGGTCCTCTCGGTACCGGTCACCTATACCTCGCTGAAGAACAAGGACATCGACATCTTCCTCGGCAACTGGATGCCGACGCAAGAAAAGGACGTCCGCCCCTATCTCGACGACAAGTCGGTCGAATCCTTCGGCCCCAACCTCGTCGGCGCCAAGTACACGCTCGCCACCAACGCCAAGGGTGCGGAACTCGGCATCAAGGACTTCAAGGATATCGCCGCCCACAAGGACGATCTCGACGGCAAGATCTACGGCATCGAGCCCGGCAATGACGGCAACCGCCTCGTCATGGATCTGATCGAAAAGAACACCTTCGGCATGAAGGATCTGGAAGTCGTCGAATCCTCGGAACAGGGTATGCTGGCGCAAGTCGCTCGCGCCGAAAAAGCAGGCAAGCCCGTCGTCTTCCTCGGCTGGGAACCCCATCCGATGAACACCAATTTCAAGCTGACCTACCTCACAGGCGGTGACGACGTCTTCGGTCCGGACTTCGGCGGCGCCAAGGTCTACACCAATGTTCGCGCCGGCTATCTCGGCGAATGCCCGAATGTCGGCGCGATGCTGAAGAACCTGACATTCTCCCTCGATATGGAGAATAAGATCATGGGCAAGATCCTCGACGACGGCAAGGAGCCGGAAGCTGCGGCGACCGAATGGCTGAAGGCCAACCCCTCAGCCCTCGACCCCTGGCTTGCAGGCGTCAAGACTCGCGACGGCAAGGGCGACGCTCTGGCGGCTGCCAAGACCGGCCTCGGCCTTTGA
- a CDS encoding LuxR family transcriptional regulator — translation MSYMTTSERQSLLSAELAIARTRSLFAQALGRVSAAFGLSHATLMHAPSPEDLLLKPLLIESSLPAAYIREFDRAHMMRGCPFGLRLRESAVPPVWHLNDAFNGQAFPAELHALMLRHAIPAGVAMPTIAADGQRLVFWFCGERAALGQSEVNELAMITLHALDAYNAVKRNEECAYNALSTRELEVVRWTAQGKTSIEIGQILTLSDHTVNAYMTNAIKKLDCVNRTQLVAKAIRLKLIN, via the coding sequence ATGTCTTACATGACTACCTCTGAAAGACAGTCATTGCTTTCTGCAGAGCTTGCCATTGCACGAACGCGCAGTCTGTTTGCGCAGGCGCTGGGCCGGGTTTCCGCAGCCTTCGGATTGTCGCATGCAACGCTGATGCACGCTCCCTCCCCGGAAGACCTCCTGTTGAAACCCCTGCTGATCGAGAGTTCGCTGCCGGCCGCCTATATCAGGGAATTCGACCGCGCCCACATGATGCGCGGCTGCCCTTTCGGCTTACGGCTGAGGGAATCCGCCGTCCCTCCGGTCTGGCACCTCAACGACGCTTTCAACGGTCAGGCCTTCCCCGCCGAACTGCATGCCCTGATGCTGCGCCATGCCATACCGGCAGGCGTTGCCATGCCGACCATTGCGGCCGACGGCCAGCGCCTGGTTTTCTGGTTCTGCGGCGAGCGCGCTGCACTTGGCCAGAGCGAGGTCAATGAGCTGGCAATGATCACTCTGCATGCACTCGATGCATACAATGCAGTCAAGCGCAACGAGGAATGCGCGTATAACGCGCTGTCGACCCGCGAACTAGAGGTTGTGCGCTGGACTGCCCAGGGCAAGACCTCGATCGAAATCGGCCAGATCCTGACTTTGTCGGACCACACGGTGAATGCCTATATGACGAACGCGATCAAAAAACTCGATTGCGTCAACCGCACCCAGTTGGTAGCTAAGGCAATTCGATTGAAGCTGATCAACTGA
- a CDS encoding aspartate aminotransferase family protein yields MSNRLNAPNDLRAFWMPFTANRQFKKEPRMFVGAKDMYYTTHDGRQVLDGTAGLWCVNAGHCRPKITEAIREQAGELDYAPAFQLGHPKAFELANRLVDIAPEGLNHVLYTNSGSESVETALKVALAYHRVKGNGSRFRLIGRERGYHGVNFGGISVGGIVSNRKMFGTLLTGVDHMPHTHQPGKNNFTRGEPEHGGDIATELERIVTLHDASTVAAVIVEPVAGSTGVLIPPKGYLQKLREICTKHGILLIFDEVITGFGRLGAPFAAQYYDVKPDMITAAKGLTNGVIPMGAVFVTSEIHDAFMNGPEHMIEFFHGYTYSGNPIASAAALATLDTYKEEGLLTRAAELSDYWADALHSLKDCPNVIDIRNTGLIGAIELDPIAGEPTKRAFTAFLKAYETGLLIRTTGDIIALSPPLIIEKHHIDELFGKLRTILQNNI; encoded by the coding sequence ATGTCCAATCGCCTCAATGCACCGAACGATCTCCGCGCCTTCTGGATGCCGTTCACGGCAAATCGCCAGTTCAAGAAGGAGCCGCGCATGTTCGTCGGCGCCAAGGACATGTATTATACGACCCATGACGGCCGTCAGGTGCTGGACGGCACTGCCGGCCTCTGGTGCGTCAACGCCGGCCACTGCCGCCCGAAGATCACCGAGGCGATCCGTGAGCAGGCCGGCGAGCTCGATTACGCCCCGGCCTTCCAGCTCGGCCACCCTAAGGCCTTCGAACTGGCAAACCGCCTGGTCGACATTGCTCCCGAAGGCCTGAACCACGTTCTCTACACCAATTCCGGATCCGAATCCGTCGAGACGGCGCTCAAGGTGGCGCTCGCCTATCACCGCGTGAAGGGCAATGGGTCTCGCTTCCGCCTGATCGGCCGCGAGCGCGGCTATCACGGCGTCAACTTCGGCGGCATTTCCGTCGGCGGCATCGTCAGCAATCGCAAGATGTTCGGCACGCTGCTGACCGGCGTCGATCACATGCCGCATACCCACCAGCCCGGCAAGAACAACTTCACCCGCGGCGAGCCCGAGCATGGCGGCGACATCGCCACTGAGCTCGAGCGTATCGTCACCCTGCATGATGCCTCCACCGTTGCCGCCGTCATCGTCGAGCCGGTGGCCGGGTCCACCGGCGTCCTGATCCCGCCGAAGGGCTACCTGCAGAAGCTGCGCGAGATCTGCACCAAACACGGCATCCTTCTGATCTTCGACGAGGTCATCACCGGCTTCGGCCGCCTCGGCGCGCCCTTCGCCGCGCAATATTACGACGTCAAGCCCGACATGATCACCGCAGCCAAGGGACTGACCAATGGCGTCATTCCGATGGGCGCCGTCTTCGTCACCTCCGAAATCCATGATGCCTTCATGAACGGTCCGGAGCATATGATCGAGTTCTTCCACGGCTACACCTATTCCGGCAACCCGATCGCCTCCGCCGCCGCCCTCGCCACGCTCGACACCTACAAGGAAGAGGGGCTGCTAACACGCGCCGCCGAGCTTTCCGATTACTGGGCCGACGCGCTGCATTCACTGAAGGACTGCCCCAATGTCATCGACATCAGGAACACCGGCCTGATCGGCGCGATCGAACTCGATCCGATCGCTGGCGAGCCGACCAAGCGGGCCTTCACCGCTTTCCTGAAAGCCTATGAAACCGGCCTGCTGATCCGCACCACCGGCGATATCATCGCACTCTCTCCGCCGCTGATCATCGAGAAGCACCACATCGATGAACTCTTCGGCAAGCTGCGGACCATCCTGCAGAACAATATCTGA
- a CDS encoding metalloregulator ArsR/SmtB family transcription factor: MDTTDLADHTNVAAALLSAMANPKRLLILCSLVKGEVAVGVLATQVGLSQSALSQHLSKLRAQKLVKTRRDAQTIYYSSTSEPVMKILATLEDIYLVQNRNRSAA, encoded by the coding sequence ATGGACACCACGGATTTGGCCGATCACACCAATGTGGCGGCAGCGTTATTATCGGCCATGGCCAACCCGAAGAGATTGCTGATCCTGTGTAGCCTCGTGAAGGGCGAAGTGGCCGTCGGCGTGCTTGCAACGCAGGTCGGCCTCAGCCAGTCGGCTCTTTCCCAGCACCTGTCGAAACTGCGCGCTCAAAAGCTGGTCAAGACCCGCCGAGACGCACAAACCATTTATTATTCGAGCACCTCCGAGCCGGTGATGAAGATCCTGGCGACGCTCGAAGACATCTATCTCGTGCAGAATCGGAACAGATCCGCCGCTTGA
- a CDS encoding pyridoxamine 5'-phosphate oxidase family protein, whose amino-acid sequence MKDQPSPIRETDDDARKLARVLLRSARHAAIAVLDPETGFPFASRVLVATDIDGTPVILVSKLSAHTRALAKDPRASLLTGEPGKGDPLAHPRLTTQCLAEPVERGNAFYERIRTRFLARHAKAKLYLDFPDFLFFRLKPKRASFNGGFGRAYLLDANDLIIQSSANEEVAAGAAEAVRDLVARYPDVTETLAIRLKAPESASWRICGIDPSGFDMISGDYLLRYEFETLIGDADHICSNISKIAYSIP is encoded by the coding sequence ATGAAAGATCAACCCTCGCCCATACGCGAAACCGACGACGATGCCCGCAAGCTTGCGCGCGTGCTTCTGCGCTCCGCGCGGCACGCGGCGATTGCCGTTCTCGACCCCGAGACCGGCTTCCCCTTCGCCAGCCGCGTGCTGGTCGCGACCGATATTGACGGCACCCCCGTCATCCTCGTTTCGAAACTGTCGGCCCATACCAGGGCGCTTGCCAAGGACCCGCGCGCCTCACTCCTGACCGGCGAGCCGGGCAAGGGCGATCCGCTCGCCCACCCTCGCCTGACAACCCAATGCCTGGCTGAACCCGTCGAGCGCGGCAATGCGTTCTACGAGCGCATCCGCACGCGTTTTCTCGCTCGCCACGCCAAGGCGAAGCTTTATCTCGACTTTCCTGATTTCCTGTTCTTCCGTCTCAAGCCGAAACGGGCCAGCTTCAATGGCGGCTTCGGCCGCGCCTACCTGCTCGACGCAAACGATCTCATAATCCAGTCGTCCGCGAATGAAGAAGTCGCCGCCGGGGCGGCAGAAGCAGTGCGAGATTTAGTAGCGCGCTACCCCGATGTGACCGAGACCCTCGCTATCAGGCTAAAGGCGCCGGAATCGGCTTCTTGGCGCATTTGTGGTATCGATCCCTCAGGTTTCGACATGATTTCCGGCGATTATCTGCTGCGATACGAATTCGAAACCCTCATAGGGGATGCCGATCACATTTGTTCAAACATATCTAAAATAGCATACTCGATACCTTAA
- a CDS encoding branched-chain amino acid ABC transporter substrate-binding protein — MTLKTLTATLVASLAFAPLAHADITIGLIAPLTGPVAAYGDQVKNGAQTAVDEINKKGGILGQKVILELADDAGEPKQGVSAANKVVADGIRFVVGPVTSGVAIPVSDVLAENGVLMVTPTATAPDLTKRGLTNVLRTCGRDDQQAEVAAKYVLKNFKDKRVAIVNDKGAYGKGLADAFKATLNAGGITEVVNDAITPGDKDFSALTTRIKSEKADVVYFGGYHPEGGLLARQLHDLAANATIIGGDGLSNTEFWAIGTDAAAGTVFTNASDATKSPDSKAAAEALAAKNIPAEAFTLNAYAAVEVLKAGIEKAGSAEDGAAVAAALKDGKEIPTAIGKVTYGETGDLTSQSFSLYKWEGGKIVSAE, encoded by the coding sequence ATGACCCTCAAGACATTGACGGCGACCCTCGTTGCGTCGCTCGCCTTTGCACCGCTTGCTCACGCCGATATCACCATCGGCCTGATTGCGCCGCTGACCGGTCCCGTCGCCGCCTATGGCGACCAGGTAAAGAACGGCGCTCAGACCGCCGTCGACGAGATCAACAAGAAGGGCGGCATTCTCGGCCAGAAGGTTATCCTCGAATTGGCCGACGATGCCGGCGAACCCAAGCAGGGTGTTTCCGCCGCCAACAAGGTCGTCGCCGACGGCATTCGCTTCGTCGTCGGCCCGGTCACCTCGGGTGTCGCCATTCCGGTGTCGGACGTGCTGGCTGAAAACGGCGTGCTGATGGTCACTCCGACTGCGACGGCCCCCGACCTGACCAAGCGCGGTCTTACCAACGTGCTGCGCACCTGCGGGCGCGACGACCAGCAGGCCGAAGTTGCCGCCAAATACGTGCTGAAGAATTTCAAGGACAAGCGCGTCGCCATCGTCAACGACAAGGGCGCCTACGGCAAAGGCCTCGCCGACGCCTTCAAGGCGACGCTGAACGCCGGCGGCATCACCGAAGTCGTCAACGACGCGATCACCCCTGGTGACAAGGACTTCAGCGCGCTCACCACCCGCATCAAGTCGGAGAAAGCCGACGTCGTCTATTTCGGCGGTTACCACCCCGAAGGCGGCCTGCTCGCCCGCCAGCTGCATGACCTCGCCGCCAACGCCACGATCATCGGTGGCGACGGCCTCTCCAACACCGAATTCTGGGCAATCGGCACGGATGCCGCCGCCGGCACCGTCTTCACCAACGCCTCGGACGCAACGAAGAGCCCGGATTCCAAGGCCGCAGCCGAGGCGCTCGCTGCCAAGAACATCCCGGCCGAAGCCTTCACGCTCAACGCCTATGCCGCTGTCGAAGTGCTGAAGGCCGGCATCGAGAAGGCCGGCAGCGCCGAGGATGGTGCAGCCGTCGCGGCCGCTCTGAAGGACGGCAAGGAGATCCCGACCGCTATCGGAAAGGTCACCTATGGCGAAACCGGCGACCTGACCTCGCAAAGCTTCTCGCTCTACAAGTGGGAAGGCGGCAAGATCGTTTCCGCCGAGTAA